TTTCTCTTTTGCTGCTACGTCGTAACACGTCGTCGCCAAggggcaggcaggcaggcaggcaggcagacaggcaggcaggcagacAGGCTTGTCCATGTCAGCACTGCTATTTCCGTTTGCCGTTTCCAGCGCCCGTCCATCGAGCACGGCGTCATTGATCTTTGCAACTCGTGGCCTGAAATCGATATCTGCAGCTGCGGGTGCCGTTTTGCTTCGCTGCTGGGTTTGTGTCGGCTGTGGCTGGATTGTGTGCCTGCGAAAGAAGAAGGGAAATGTCTGGATCCTGCCGTTGTGCGTCTTGGGTACGCCGTCTGgaatgtgtgtgtgtgtgtagaTTCGATATCGTGCTAGAGACTGCGTGCTTCTACGCAAAGGGACCACGCTATCTCCTCGAGCTCTTGTCGTCTCTATCTCTCCTCCTCCCTTCACTTCGGTCGTCATCGTAGTCTCGCTCCTTTTTCCTCCGCCGTCGGTCGTCAGAGTCGCGGCTTCGACTTCTGTCCCGTCTGGCGCGCTTGTCCTTTGAATCGCGGCTTCTGCTCCGGTACCGATCGCGCCGCTTGTCGTCGCGAGGACTGCGGCTCCGGTCTCTCCTGTCGCGATCTCTGCGCTTCTCTCTCCTTCGTTCGCTGTCGTAGTCGTCTTCTCGGTCCCTGCGCTTCTCCCGCCGTCGATCactgtcgttgttgttgttgttgttatcgTACTTGTTTCGCTGGCGGTCGTCCTTACGGTCCCTTTCGCGTCTTCGTTCGCTGTCGTAATCGTCATCACGCCGCCGGTCGCGATCTCTGTTGTCTCGCCTGTCTCTCCTCCGCCCGCTCTTctcatcgtcatcatcgcGCCCGCGCGAGTCCTTTGAGGGTTTCTCGTCTTGTACGAGGTCCTGGCCCTCCAATTTCGCCTTGAGCTCTTCTTCTGTAATGACCTCGCCCGTCTTTTTGTTCCGTAAAGTAACGGGGTTGTAACCTTGCGCCGCATCTTTGTCTTTACCCTTCTTGCCTCTCGCCTTACTGTTGAATTCACCCAGCTCGACATCCTTAGCAGCATCCTCCTTTGCGCCGATGCCCAGCAGTGCAGGCCGGCGCTTAATTTCTTTTGGTGCTTTCGCGCCGTTCTTGCGTGACTCTCCATCGCTGTCCTTCCAGCCCATGCCGCGCAGCATTGCCAGGCCAAAGCCTTCAATGGGTGTAGCCTCGTAGGCGTCGAGCGAGGGCTCGTCGGGGGCCTCGTTGAGATCGTTTTGGAGGGCTTCTTCGTCAGTTATGGCGGGGACAATGCGCGAAGCGTCGGTGGATTTGCCATTGAGGAGGGATTCGAGAGCCTGCTTTTCGAGCCGTTGCGCCTCCGTCAGGTTGTCTTGTGGATCTACTTCCATAGGTTCTGCAGGTTCGGTAACTCCGTTttcttgcgcttcttctgGTTTCGCTGGTACGGTAAGTCCATATACGACCTCCTTCTCCGGTTCCTCCATTACGACGTCGACACTCTGTTGTTGTGTATGCGGCGCCTTCTCCAGTTGCTTCTTCCGCGCTTCTTCGCGCCAGTTACGATTTGGCAATGAAGGTATGACCAGCGGCCCTTGCTTTTCTTTGGGGCCATTGATATCGATTGCGCCGCCTGCTGCTACGTCGAATCCTGAGATCTCTTGCTGCTTGTTTGTGTCGTCGGGCTCGTCGTCGCCAAGAAGCGCTTTCTTTGGTTTTGCGTCCTTCTTCAAAGCGATTGATTTGAGGCCTGGCTTCGCCTTTAGGCCGCCCAGCGACATCTTAAAGCCGCCCGCGGCCATGGTGGTAAGAGTGTAAGTTGTCCAAAATTTTGCTGCAGTCTGGAAGCGTTTGCTCAACCCGAACGCGATGTAACGTTGAAGCGCGCGATTTGAGGCCCGTGATCCAGGGAGAGGTGTTCAATTCAGGGCGTTGGCGTTGcctaagctaagttctctCCGGCACCGAAAACTTGCCCTGATGACATCGATGCTTGGCAGGGTTCAAGGCAGGCAGGGTCATCACGTGCTAAGTAGTTCCAACGCAAAAAAGAGGTGCTTCCCATAGTCTTGAGATCAGCATGTTCAGGGCGATGCATTTCATGTATGCAATTCATTCAGTCATAAAGCTATGCTCTTTCAGGAGGGAAGTCCCAGGTATCAATACGCACAAAAATGTCTGCTAACTGAAGTCTACCTACAAATCAACCACCACTTCGAAGTAAAGACGAGACTTGCTCTCGCTCCTTCTCTCGTCAAATCTATGTGGCATGTTCCCTATGCAAATACTTTGCTGTGTCGTTTCCCGCAAACGAGAATGGACTCTTTCCTATTTCAGGACTTCTTGGATCAATTGGGCTTGCAAAAAGGCCTTCGTCTTTATCATCATCATCTGCAGTTGCCGGTGCTCGAGATTGGAAGATAGGTGCTGGACTTGAGAGTGCGTTGAGCGACGCCATTCCGGTAGAGTTCTGTCGTGCAACAACCGAGGGAGGTGGAACCTGGACCGCAATTTTTCGTGGCGCTGCTGTTTGTGAGGACCGAGGCGGTTGGGGTGGCTTTGCTGCCAGGGATGATGGGTTCTCGCCTTTGAGCATAGCGAATGAAGAGAATGAGGATACAGCGACGTCTGAGCCTTCTGGCGAAAGGGGGTTAGCGAACCGTGCGTCGCCGTGTGCGTCTTCAGATTTGGGTGTGAGGTCTCGCTGGTTGGTGTTGAGCTTCAAGCCCGCGAGCTTGTCCAGCAGTCGTCCCCCACCGGGTGACCTGGGGCTTGCTGGACCGCTTGTGGGCGGTCCTGTTGGGAGCGAGATGCTGAGGCCGGATGGTCGTGCATTGACGCCGAACGTTTGCTCGATCCATTCCTTCTCTTGTACCGCCATGAGCAGCCCAACGCCCTCTACGTTGTCTCGCGACTCGGCCTCAATCTCCTTTTGCAACACCTGTAACCTCTTCTTTGCCCATATCGTGTGCAGGACACCTTTCTTCCCGGCCGCGCGTGCTGATGCTCCCAGCTCTGGTGGGAACAGCGCAGGCAATGGGTTCGTGTGCCAGACCACGGGCGTCCTGTCAGCTTCCCGCGGCTGGTGTGTAAGGGTGACGCTCTTGGGCACTGCGACGCCTGGTGGCAGCAGGAAGTACATGCGGTTCACATCGCTGGCTTGCTGGTCGTCCGCCGGCAAGACTCGTGTGCTGCCTTCCCACGACACATGCCAGTCTCCACGAACCCCGCGCGTTGAATCATCCTCCTCCCATTCTACCATGAGAATCTTGGTACCCCCTGGCGTGGCATGGTCGTACTCGTAGCGTGCTAGCGCATTCGCGACAGAGATGCTCGGCGACTCGACCTCATCCTTGTGCGGTCCCTGTGCCGTTGTGTCTACGGACGTAAAGGGTTGTGTGGCCGCGGACGCCATGGGCATGTGCGGAGTACGATGATCGAAAAGTGCGGTACGGAGGCGTCTACCAAAAAAGGTGGGGGCGGAAAGCGGAAAGCGGAATACGAAGTCAGAGTGCTATGTTCACACAGGGCGGCTGATTAGGAAGGGCCCTGGAGGTAGGCGCGGCACGTAATCGACGGGCTCCAGATCAGCTGGGGCTAATTAGACCAAGGCAAAACCTTCTTCCGTCTTGGTAGAGCGACCAGAGAACGCGCTGCAGACAAACTGCAGGACAGAACCGTCTCTCAGTAACCAACTGGCTAATTTTAGACATCGGTCTGTCAGAAACGGGGCAGGACCTACCGACAACATGCGCCACCTGTCGACGTCGCAGCCTCGAACACCAGCAGCCAATCACGTTTTGTAATGCAATAGGGCGGCAAAGTGATGTGGGCGATACGCCAGTGTTGGCTTCGATTCTTCTCGAGCTGGGCAATGCCCCTACCAAGTACTGTACAGAAAGCGGGAGCTGCGCTAGCTTCCCAAATGCCCCGTTCCCACTCCAAGATATGCGGCCGTATCGTCATAGTCCTGCATCATCGTCCAGTCGATGCTCCGCGCCGAAAAAATGCTTCTAGCTCACCAGAGCCGACAATGCTGGAAAGTACAGAAAATGGGTATAGTGCGAACAGAAAATATGTGCAAGGAAGAAGCAAGTGCTTTTGGGCGAAGGTCGCCCGAGAGAAGTGTACAAACAGAGGATGATGCTGGTCCAGCAGACTGGCGAGGATGCTCAGATGAGCAAGAAATCCCAGCCCTTCTGATGCATCGTATCCCGCCAGTGGACACTCTGTCTGATACCCTTGGAGAGATTGTGGTCGTTGACTGCCCATACCTCGTTGAGCAGCGCCTTCATCCTTCCGAATGAACCAGAGTTGGAGGCATCTCCGAGACGGCTGGTGCGCTCGGAGAACATCTTGCGGAAAGACGAGTTGGGGAGAGATACTGTGCCTGCAACAAGCAGAGGCCAGACGAGGGAGCGGTCGAAGCCGTCAGGTCCAGCCGGGATGTAGTCCATAGCCTTGCTGAGTGCGCTGACAAGATTGGCATTGATGGGCTGAGTGCGGTCGAAATCTGGAACCAGGCTGCAGAGGTAGATGCGAGCCGCCAGGCGGTAGACTGCAGTCATATTTCTGCGGAGCTGTCGGGGGAGAACTTCACCAGTAGATGAAAGCGCACTGTTGTTCGAACCAATCGGTGGCTCTGTCAGGCTGATTTGCTCCCCAAGAAGCTGAATGTGTTGACAGAGCTGGACGTCGTCCATGCCCTCCTGCTTCAGGGCATCGAGACAGGCGATTTCCGAAATCAAGTACATGATTCGGTCTTCGCAGCCCATGAGCTCAGCAAGACCGGATGGTGCATCAGCAATCAGCTTCTCGCGGTAGGTGTCAGCGAAGGATGGTGTCCTGCCAAGCATGGTTGCGCCGAGAATGTCAATCCATGAAGCGAGGGTCATGTTGAAAGGAGGCTGGGGCTGCTGTTGACCATTCATTGCGACAAGCTGGTTGGGAAGCTCCAGCTTGTGGACCAGGCTCTGAACAGCTTGAAAGTGCTGGTGCCACGGGATGTCGACCAGAGCATCGTCGAATCGACCGACCGAGCAAGGGAAGTAGATCATTCCGAGAGTAGCATCGAGGGTCTCGGCGTGGTCGCGATCGCTCATTAGGGAGTCTGTGAGCTGCTGGACAGCCGCGAAGCGATTCCTGTAGACATCGTGGTCGATTTGCTCTCCTTGCAGTCCCTGTGTGGTCTTCATGTGCAGCGCTGAGACGCTCAGACAGGCGTGCAAGTAAGCCTTGTTGGTCTCAAGCGCAGGCAAAACAACTTTATCGCGAGCCGATCCGGGCTGGTTGGCCTCAAGCACTGGGTACACCATGTGCATGACATTGTCGATGAAGTGAGTAAGAAGGTGTTGATCACACTCGTCCACTTGGACCATGGGCTGATGGGAGGGGCTGAAGGCGCCGTGGGTGGGGAAGTCGAAGGTATTGAACTCAAGTGGCTCCTCAGCAAAAGACTCGCGATGGCTCTCGAAATAATCCTGCTGGACCCAGTTGTCGGTAGGGTAACCCTGGCCGATAGCGGGTGGTGTCTGGTAATGGCTGAAGGTGGAAAATGTAGAGTCCCTGCGAGTGGGAATGTCGTTGATGAACATCTGACTCTCTGTTTTGATGTCGATTTCGTAAGGTGCGAATTGTCCAGGATGTTGGTAGACGGGGGCGAACACTGGCGGTGGCATCGCCGCGTTATAGAAGTCAGGCGGCGTAACTGTGTTGAAGCTGTAGTCCAGAGAGTTTTGAGAGTCAACGGATGGTGCGCGAGTGCAAGCAATACCGTCAGAATAATGATCAGCGGTCTGGGCTGAGTGGCAGAGACTTGGTGGTGTGTTGGCACCCATTGCGACTCCTTGTGCGGTCTTCTCGTTCAGCTTGGTGCGCTTGATGATGTTCTTGATGACTTCCTTCTGGTTTCTTCTCTGTTCATTGTTGCTCCACCACACTGGCCTCTTGTATTCGCACTTGAGACCAAGATGCTTGCAAGCACGACACGAGTGTTTACCCTCGTCACACTTCTTCCGTCGCAGACGGCATGTGAAGCACCCTGTGTAGATGCGATGAGCTAGGTGTTCAAGCGGGACGCATCCCTGCATGGTGATGGAGAGGGTTGTTCTTACCTGTTCGTGATCGACGGTGCATCTTTGCGGCAGCTTGTTTTGCTGCATTCGCGGCAGCTGTGGTTCCCACCATGGTTGAAGGTTGCTGGGCTGTCGAGGAGAGTGCTGAGGAGGGCGACATGGCGATGTATGTATTGCACCGGGCAATGGTACAAAAGGCTAGTAAACAATGCGGCAATGGCGACTAATGCGCGACGGGACGATTTGCAAGGGACAGGATGGCAGGGCTCGGCCGGCTGCTCTTAATTAAAGGTAGGTACGCGAAGTTCGACCAGCGGACTTCGATGTGAAAAGAAGGCGAGAACCAAATTATGCTGCTGTCTGGTTCCTTTGGTGGGCTGGGAGTGACCTATATGTACCTTAAGAGTACCACGAACGGCAGAAATGTGAGCAAATCCTGCTCGGTCTATTCTTGGACGCCATGCTATTGACCCAGTGGTCAAGAGAAATCGTCCAACGGCATGGTGTGCGTGTCGTACCGCGTGGTAATTGGTCAGACTAGCTGTACGCTGCAGGCAGATATCGAAATTTGGGGCCTTTCGAGATTGCACCTATTTTGGGGCTTACTTACCCGCCGCGCTAGAGGCAGCTGCAGGATTAGGCTTGGGAGGGGTACCTCTCTAGACGGCTGTCGATCGGTTGGAAGGCTCTCACGAGCGTGTCGAGCACGTTGATTGACCTAGTCTGGACTAGAGAGAGGATTTCCTGGTCGGGCTCGCGAACTGTGGTAACCAGGTCCGTGTCTCTTGGCTCGTCCATGTGCCCAACCTCTTGCGGGACAGCAAGAATACAGGCGTGAACACTTGCAGCGGCTGCGATAACTGGCCGGCCCGAACGTTGCTAGCGAGTTGATCCGTCTGTGCAGATCGCTGGCTGTGAGATGCATGTGGAGCGTTAAATGAACGTGTTCGATGTCGTGAAGCGTGACAGCATGAGGTTGGTTCCTGCTTTCGAAACCAAAGGCTGGTAGGTCGTGGTAGCGCAAGATGCGGCTGCTCCTCGAAGCCATTCGTTGGTGCAACGCATGGCCAGAACGCCGGGGCAAAAGCGAGGGGTCCTGCAGATGGAAGCTGGCCCCATTCGAGGTCGCAGTTGTCGTGATCATTTCCACAGCGGGCCTCCACCACCGAGCTAGTTGGACCGAGGAGAAGACAGAGAGCATGGTCAGACCCAACAGGGCAGGTCGGTTGGTGCGTATTTCCGAGCTATGCGAGTTGCAAGTTCTTGTGTGACGCGGCACACTGGCATGGGCGCAACATGCAGTAGCGATGACTGCTCCGCGCGGGATTGCGCGCTGAGTGGTGCAGATGGCAGATGCAGGCGTGGGCGTTGGATTTCGCCTGACAAGCTTTCTCTAGTGCAGCCAATGGCGATGGGCAGACGGCTAGCTTCCATGGTGGGCCAGCCAGACGACAGGGGCCGCTCCGCACAGCGTTGCCGCTGCCAATGGTCCCATAATTAGGTCATCGTGCTCCAGAAAAGCGAAGAGCGAAAAGGGAAAATGGAAAAGGGAAAAGGGAAAAGGGAAAAGGGAAAAGGGAAAAGGGAAAAGGGAAAAGGGAAAAGGGAAAAGGGAAAAGCGAAAAGGGAAAAGCCAGCTAATTAGGCTGGAGGTGGTCGGAACCCTGTGAGCATGGAGTGCTTTGCTCTTTCCTGTTCGGATGGCTTACGGCCACTGCAGCCTGCCATTGGTTACCGACCACACAGTCAATATTTGGTAGTCCACGAATGGCTCGCGAGTACACATGTACCCCTCTGGCGTCGAACACGCGTGAGGTCTGTTCACCTGACCGCGTGGTTTCTATGCTCACAGGATACCCACTTCGACCCGTTGCCTTCACCCTGGTCTTCGGTAGACCCCTTTCTTTCTCGGCCTGGTGTGCGCCTGGCCAGGATGGCAACGGACGAAGGTACACGTCCAATCTTCGACACGTCTCCGAAAACCCTTCCTTCCCATCCTTACCATCCTTACCATCCTTACCATCCTTCCTTCCCATGCGTTAGCTACGGCGTAGTGCCCAGGTAAACTTCACGGGCAATCACCGGCAAAACGCCTCGGAGGCTGATGCAGGCCTGGACGAGTTCAGACTCTTGCGCACGCCAATTACAGCAACCGTTGTGTCGGCGCTGTGATCGCGAAAACTGCGCAAAGTAGCTTTCCACATTTCTCTTGGCAAACACGGTCGAATGTGGGCTTAGGAGGATGCCTGCGAGCACGCTCTGTTAGCGAGTCGTAGTGCGCTTTCCAGAGAGCTGCTTTACGAGCTGATTCGTCTCGCCCTACCACCCTTCAACACCCCCATTGCTGCAGAGTGGAGGGCAGGAGAGAGAAGACTCAGTTCGACCCGCATCGGTTTTCAGTCACGGGAGCGTCGTGTGCCAGCTTTCTGCCACTTCGTTGGCTGACCACCCTGCGAGGGTTCCATCGCGACCTCTCACAAGCTGCTAACTGGAGTAGTGAGCCTGTTACGGCCGGAACAGCGGTCAGCACTCACGACCAACCGTCGATACCGCCGAGTCACGAGTGGCCGAGTGCTGGTGTTGCAACGAGTCGATGCTCCATCCGCTATCGGTCGCAGATGGGCGCGTTGTACAGCTGCCTGGGCCGAAAACGCCTCTTCGTCGATTCCATGCGCACGCAGGTTGAGACCGAACGAGAGACTGATGACGTGCAACCGCATGGCTGTGCTTCCGAACACGCGAGAGCACGCGGCTTGTCAGTAGCCGTGCGTCGTGTGCTGAATCCTGACACTGTCTGTGATGAGCTGTTGCCAATATCACGCGTTGCAGATGGCTTGGGGTGAGGCTGTCGCTTCATCCCTGCCGGAAAAGCCCGTCCGCATCCCGCAATCTGTAATTCATCTCAACCATTTCCATCCACCCCAACCTCGCTGGCCAGCCACGACGCTTGCAGCCCGAATCTTCACCGACAGGGGGCCCTCTACCATCGAAGCCCAAGCCCCGGCCAGAGTCAGTTGACCGCTGGACAGGCAAACTTGTTCGCGCAACGGAAAACAGAAAACTGGGATTCGCACACACCATGGCTCCGGAGGTACCCATGCTACCTGCCATCGCGAGGCTGTGCGGCCTATCGACTCATCGACGCAGGCACCGTACATGGCACCCGTACACACCACGGCCAACTCAGATCTGCAAAGAGTGCATTTGGCGCTCGAAGCCGCCGTCCGCGATGATCGCCTCTAGCGCCTTTAGACGAATCTCCCTGTAGACTGCACCGTTGACGGTGCGCCCAGTGCCGTCGTGCCGAAGCGAGCCTAGATCCAGTCCAGTGCGGGCCACTTTGAACCCCAGCCTAGTGCCGCGTGACCTGTGGTGAAAGATATTAATGGCATTTACATTGCCTGATCGGGACCATTTAGGCTGCTCTCCAATCTGCAGAGCGACGAATAGCGTTGCTGTCGTGCCCTCTCAACGCCGTCGTACAAGCGCCGGCCTCACATAGACCACAATGCGGGCGGGAGACCTCCGCTCGCGGATTGGCGGAGGCTTCGTGTCTATCTTGGACTCGAGAACTCTCACTGGGGGATACAACCCGGCAGATGTGCTCTCTCTGCAGCGGTCAAACTGTGACAGTCTTGAGCCACCAGCATCTACTGTCCACCGTCACTCGACCACGCTCTACAAGAACACCTGCAAGCGCCCTCCACCCGAAGGGCCCCGTTTCCGATCCTCCAACGTCGGTCTGACACTGTGCGCTTGCCATGCTTGAGAGCATACCTCGGATACTTGTCACATCACCATTGAGCGATTAACCCTTTTCCTTCGACTGAGTGTGCGCATCGCAAACCCGTGATCATGGTAAGCCGGGAACACGGGCCCAAGGCACCTCAAACAGATGGTTCTAACGACCTTCAAGCAGGCCATGATGCCCATCACCCCGTTAGAACCGGGCGTCGAGATGTTCGAGAGGGGCAAGGCAAGAGATTCCTTCTTTGCCTCAACCCTCACAGTACGCTCGTCGCTTGAACGGCCAGTGTCGGGGATAAGTGTTGCATATACCGACATCGAGGACGACTCTAGTGAATTTGAAGAGTACAGTGGCTCGTCTGTAAGGCTTCCCCGCTATGGTGGTAGTTGTGTGTGGCTGACGTACACTAGAGCGATAACAGACGGAGCCAGACCACAATCTCAACTTTCGAAGAGGTGCGTACACCAGGAGACGACATACGACCACAGTATGTCGATTGGTACCTGCCAAAGGCTGTAGAAGGGCCCAGAGGTCCGCATCTCTTCCGCGCATCCCATTCTTCCAACGACTTCGACTACGCCTTGCAAATGTCACCACTTCTGCCAAAGGACATGCCATCCCCCTTTCCAACCTCGTTTAGAGAACCCACTCCCGCTACAATCGTTCCGCAACAAGAGTACAACAACATTGCATCAGCGGTGGCACATTTAGACAACAGTGAAGTGCGTGCCTGGTGCTCGCGCGATGTTGCTACCTGGATGTACCAGAATGGGTTCGAAGACGATGTGATTGACAAATTTGTGACTCACGACATCACTGGTGCAGTATTATTGGACCTGCAATTCGACGATCTGAAAGAGCTGGAAATTCAGTCTTTCGGCAAAAGGCATCAATTGTGGCATCAAATCGATTCTCTACGTACGGCAGATGGCTTTGCCTTTCCTATCGCTCCTGCTCCGATACCCACCCCATTCGAGGATATCGAGCGCCCTTGCACCGAGGCTAGGGACAGATCAAAGAGCAAGAATCGCGGTGGGCGTCGCCGACGCAATCCTGCAGATGATCTGATCACACCTGCAGAGTCCGTCTCCATCGTTGCCATCGAACAGCTATTGCCCAAGCCGCATGTGTGTGCCAAAGGAGAGCGTTGCGCCAAGTGGAGAAAACAACAGCGTCAACTGGCCAGACTTCAAGACGAGCATGGGTTCCCAATCTCACCAGAAAAGGGCGGCAAAATATTCATCGCAGGAGATCCTGGTAACGCGAACATCGCATATCGCGCTGTAGAGAACGTACATAGACCGGTCTCTGAAGCGGCGCCATCTGTGATCGTACCGTCCGTGGTAGCATCTTCCGACGTACTTGGACCGGGGCAACTGCCAGACTTCACCTTGCAGGATCTTCAGAACCTGGAGCAATGCGACCCCCAAGACAATGTGCGACACTTTCTTTCACTCCAAGGCATGGATCACCCTTACGCAACGGCCACTCCGATTGAGGctccgccaacaccgccaatGGACATGTTTCCTGCTCGTCCCCAGCTGGTCATACCACAGACACAACACTATCCGCAAGTCTCAGCTTTCTCTGCATCCACGTCTGCCCACACTATGAGGTTCGACCCGGCAACACTCCCAACCCCCGTCCTGTATTCTCCAGAAACCACACCAGCCCCGCACTCGAACCTCAGGAGTCTCCCAAAATTGACGATACCACGTTCCACATCCGCCCACCCGCAGGGCAACGGACG
This window of the Ascochyta rabiei chromosome 14, complete sequence genome carries:
- a CDS encoding DNA-binding transcriptional regulator ume6 — encoded protein: MSPSSALSSTAQQPSTMVGTTAAANAAKQAAAKMHRRSRTGCFTCRLRRKKCDEGKHSCRACKHLGLKCEYKRPVWWSNNEQRRNQKEVIKNIIKRTKLNEKTAQGVAMGANTPPSLCHSAQTADHYSDGIACTRAPSVDSQNSLDYSFNTVTPPDFYNAAMPPPVFAPVYQHPGQFAPYEIDIKTESQMFINDIPTRRDSTFSTFSHYQTPPAIGQGYPTDNWVQQDYFESHRESFAEEPLEFNTFDFPTHGAFSPSHQPMVQVDECDQHLLTHFIDNVMHMVYPVLEANQPGSARDKVVLPALETNKAYLHACLSVSALHMKTTQGLQGEQIDHDVYRNRFAAVQQLTDSLMSDRDHAETLDATLGMIYFPCSVGRFDDALVDIPWHQHFQAVQSLVHKLELPNQLVAMNGQQQPQPPFNMTLASWIDILGATMLGRTPSFADTYREKLIADAPSGLAELMGCEDRIMYLISEIACLDALKQEGMDDVQLCQHIQLLGEQISLTEPPIGSNNSALSSTGEVLPRQLRRNMTAVYRLAARIYLCSLVPDFDRTQPINANLVSALSKAMDYIPAGPDGFDRSLVWPLLVAGTVSLPNSSFRKMFSERTSRLGDASNSGSFGRMKALLNEVWAVNDHNLSKGIRQSVHWRDTMHQKGWDFLLI
- a CDS encoding DNA primase large subunit Spp2, with amino-acid sequence MAAGGFKMSLGGLKAKPGLKSIALKKDAKPKKALLGDDEPDDTNKQQEISGFDVAAGGAIDINGPKEKQGPLVIPSLPNRNWREEARKKQLEKAPHTQQQSVDVVMEEPEKEVVYGLTVPAKPEEAQENGVTEPAEPMEVDPQDNLTEAQRLEKQALESLLNGKSTDASRIVPAITDEEALQNDLNEAPDEPSLDAYEATPIEGFGLAMLRGMGWKDSDGESRKNGAKAPKEIKRRPALLGIGAKEDAAKDVELGEFNSKARGKKGKDKDAAQGYNPVTLRNKKTGEVITEEELKAKLEGQDLVQDEKPSKDSRGRDDDDEKSGRRRDRRDNRDRDRRRDDDYDSERRRERDRKDDRQRNKYDNNNNNNDSDRRREKRRDREDDYDSERRREKRRDRDRRDRSRSPRDDKRRDRYRSRSRDSKDKRARRDRSRSRDSDDRRRRKKERDYDDDRSEGRRRDRDDKSSRR